From the Fuerstiella sp. genome, the window CGTGTTTATCTTCACCGATGATCACGCTCCTCATGCCATTGGGGCCTACAACGGCTGGCTGAAAAAAGTGAATCCGACACCGAATATCGATCGACTGGCATCCCAGGGGATGCTGTTCCAAAACAGCTTCTGTACCAACAGTATCTGTGGTCCAAGTCGAGCCGTTATTCAGACCGGAAAGCACAGTCACCTCAATGGCTTTATGCGGAACGGAAACAGGTTCGATGGTGACCAGCAAACATTTCCCAAACTGCTCAGAAAGGCCGGTTATCGAACAGCGATCACAGGGAAGTGGCATCTTGGAACTGATCCGCAGGGCTTCGACTACTGGAAGATCCTGCCGGGACAGGGAGCCTACTACAATCCGGTATTCCGCAGCCCGAGTGGCATAGAAACGATTGAGGGACACTGCACAGACATTGTTACCGACCTTGCACTGGCGTGGCTCGAAGAACAGGTGAACAGCGATCAGCCATTCATGCTGATGTGTCAGCACAAGGCCCCCCACAGGCCCTGGATGCCGGCACTGCGACACCTCAAGCTCTACGACGATATCGATATTCCGGAACCGGCGACGCTGTTCGACGACTATGAAGACAACGCCAGTCCCCTCCGGTATCACGAAATGGGGATCGACCGGCATCTGGATCTGATCTCAGACTGCTTCGGTCCGGAGCTTCAGAATCGGACACAAAACAACAAATCGAAAGACCTGTCAGGAATCCAGACCCTCAGGAAAATGACGCTCGCGCAACGATCCAACTGGGATGCAGCATTCGACCCGAAAAATAATGAACTTCGGAAGCTGTCACTGTCCGGCAGGGAATTTGTTCGCTGGAAATACCATCGTTACATCCGCAATTACCTCAGATGTATCAAGGGAATTGATGAAAGCGTTGGACGATTGATGAACTTCCTGTCCGCGAAGGGGCTGGATCAAAATACGATAGTTATTTACTCCTCTGATCAGGGATTCTTTCTGGGGGATCATGGTTTGTTCGACAAGCGTTGGATGTATGAGGAGTCAATGAAAATGCCCATGATTGTCAAATGGCCGGGTGTGACGCAGCCAGGTGCTGTGAACACCGACCTGATTCAGAATCTTGATTACGCAGAAACCTTTCTTGATATTGCCCAGGCCCCTGTCCCGGACGACATGCAGGGACGTTCTCTCGTTC encodes:
- a CDS encoding sulfatase, with protein sequence MALFDRQFVPVLVFAVCVSSALAADRPNIVFIFTDDHAPHAIGAYNGWLKKVNPTPNIDRLASQGMLFQNSFCTNSICGPSRAVIQTGKHSHLNGFMRNGNRFDGDQQTFPKLLRKAGYRTAITGKWHLGTDPQGFDYWKILPGQGAYYNPVFRSPSGIETIEGHCTDIVTDLALAWLEEQVNSDQPFMLMCQHKAPHRPWMPALRHLKLYDDIDIPEPATLFDDYEDNASPLRYHEMGIDRHLDLISDCFGPELQNRTQNNKSKDLSGIQTLRKMTLAQRSNWDAAFDPKNNELRKLSLSGREFVRWKYHRYIRNYLRCIKGIDESVGRLMNFLSAKGLDQNTIVIYSSDQGFFLGDHGLFDKRWMYEESMKMPMIVKWPGVTQPGAVNTDLIQNLDYAETFLDIAQAPVPDDMQGRSLVPLLKGTTPTDWRQSIYYHYYEYPSYHMVARHNGLRTEKYKLIHFYQFDEWEFYDLRADPDELKNEYANPRYADIVTRLKMRLVALKKEYRDDSDTSPLTPQQRRKFRPAG